The Girardinichthys multiradiatus isolate DD_20200921_A chromosome 21, DD_fGirMul_XY1, whole genome shotgun sequence genomic sequence AGAGGCTGCGTCGCGCCGCAGTTGTAGTTGTTCAGGTCCATGGCTCCTCCGTTGTCGTCCCAGCCATTGAGGTTTTCATGGCCCTGCTCAGGCACCGGCTGATACACCAGATTGTAGCCATGGTACGAAGCGGCGTAATTGCAAGATACATGCGTCTTCCATTCTGCCATATTCCCGGTGAGAAATGTTGCGTTACGATATAGAcgaaatttatttaaaagcctAAAGGGCTCCTCTCATAATAATTAAAAGAGACACGCGAGAAAACGTTAAAAACACAGGCCTCAAAAACAGACTCTGCAGGGTGCTCGTTCACAAATCGCGCGCCAAGTGTCTGTTTGTAAGGACGTGTGTGGGTAAAGGCACCGGTGTGTGGGCGGGTGTTTTCCTTTCAACCAATCACTTTGCTTTATCGCTCATTCAGGCAGGTTccgtctttttctttttttgttactgAGTTTATTGGCTTTTAAGCTATCGTTTCCTTTCACCTTTGAGCACTCCGAAcagtttaaagataaaaaaacgtTACCCAACAAAAGTAGTTTGCAAATTAGTCATATTTGCAAAAATGACATTTATTATTCGCCGAATTTCCCTATTTGAAACTTTGGTGTTATATAACATTGAAATACGTCCCATAAAATCCGCTCCTTGGACCACCTAAAAATGAtacactttatttcctttagccttcctttattttctatgcctttaaacttaaacaaattgttgaaatcatgtttaatttaattataaatCCCAATTAAATCACTGCAGCAGATGTTGTTTTGCTGCATCATTTATACTTGTTAGTTTCAGACTCAGATTAGCAGACTAATTTCAGCATCCTGGTATCAATGGTTGAATAGTGAGGATTCTGTCTGAGTCAGCATTTCTCTATGTAACTGAGAAATCTAACTGAACGTGCTGTGGAGATGATTTTTTTCAACagagacaggaaagctggtgaaGGTtgacagatggagctaaatactttTTAGCAggacactaaacatacagtcagagctacaggGAAACAGTTTAGATTAAAGTGTGTTTTGTGTGACTGACATGTAACTATTTATAAGGTACATAGTCAAAACCTCAGTCTCTACAAGTGGAAAGATGGAGACTTGCTGATGTAATAGCTGTGAAAGGTGGCTCTATAAAGTGTTGACTCAAGTGGGGGGCAGGTTTGTACTTGTGACGTGACAAGACAAAGAGGTTCTAGGGGTGTGcatacttttggaaggcactgtaaatgAAAGGCAACAAAATCTTTTGCAAGTTTTGTGTCTGTGCTGCAGCTTTTCTCAAAAACATCAATCCAAGATGGAGACTTAACAAGTGCAGGGAGGCAGACACTAAACTGTAGCTTCAAATTACAAAAGTGCCCCATTCTTTACGGTCCATAACTTGCCCATGGAAATTCCTGCCACCAACCACCTCCTCCCTAAGTACAAGTCCTTTCATAAAGATGATTGAGATTAGGTCGTGCATTACCTTCTAAGTGTTGTTTCTCCTCTGCCTTCAGGCCTATGTTGACATGGTAATGATTCAGTTAGTGGTGTGATGATGTGAGAAAAGTGAGCCTAATTGAGATATTTGCATTTCTAACTGATCTCAGGCAGGGCCATACCCCTAGAGAAGGGGGGTGACAGTAACATTGATCTGTGCTGAGTGGATTACACACTGGCCTTTGATGGTTGGATGGACTTGTCCTGAGTTTAGGAGCAAAACAGTTCCAGGAAATTGGTGGCAATGAAACTGGGGGAGTTTACAGATGCACATTTGCATAGTTTCATCCACAGCGCTTCCTAACTCAGGAGCATGCATTTGCTTTTCAGTCACTTCTCAAGTAGTAAACGAAATTTAATTATccagaaaaatctgaattgttGCAGATTATTTAATTTAGTATCCAAGTAAATTCATTGGTTAAAATTGCAGAGCTATTACTTGCTCTGTTCCAGACTTTTCCTCTGAACCAGAGAagaagatacaggtccttctcaaaatattagcatatagtgataaagttcattattttccataatgtcatgatgaaaatttaacattcatatattttagattcattgcacactaactgaaatatttcaggtcttttattgtcttaatacggatgattttggcatacagctcatgactTACAGACTTACAGCTTTGCTCATGATGAGAGGCAGCAGATCATTAAGGTAAGGTGCAAACTTGTCTGCAGGAACACTAGAGGTCACCAAGGGAATCACTTCTCCTGCAAACTCCTGGAGCATAGCGTCATACTCTGCCTGAAACAAAGCACTTAGACAGTCACCATGTTGAGTGAAATATTTACAACCTGGATATAGAAATACGACTAATAAAAGTGCTTCTGCATACTGACAGGCATTACTGAATGACGTAAAGCTAGGATGCATTTACAGGCTAGAACATTGACGTACCTGCTCGTCTTCATCGTCAGCTTCATCGTTGCCACTGCCTTGGCAAGTCGTCTAATcaggcaggagagagaaaacaaagaacgGCATTCTCAGAGCTTTATCTCACTGCTCTCTATTCAATTTtatgagtggatgaatgagaTCCCTCTGTCCATCCTCCCACCTTTTTCTTCAGCACATCACGTATGAGGTGGCTGATCTTTGTCAGGTGTGAAGGGTTTCTGAAAACCTCCTCCTTACAGGACTTGATCACACTGCTCATGGTCTCCAGGACGGCCATTACAACCAGCCGCTCCCGGTCCGCCAGCACCGTGTCCACAAAGCACGGTACCACCACGTCCAGCAACTTCAACAGGGCTGGGCCAGAGAATCGAAAAGAAAGGAGAATGTTTTGTAGGTATTAAGCACGAGCAGAGAGCATATATGATTCATTAAATAATATCCCTTGTTACCCTGGTGGTTGGCCTCAGTGGGATTCTCGGTCCACACTTTGTGCTGAGCGCGGCAGAACTGACCCAGAGCTCCCAGCGCTGCCCGGCGGACGTCCTCATGAGGAAACTGTGGAGGGCACAAAGTATTAGCGCTATTCAGAGCAAATCCCaccatgaaaacacaaagacagaatACGTGTTAGTCTCTGTGTGACCCAACCTTGTGAAACATTAATACATTGATAATCAATTATTTCTAAAGGTGGATTTTTATCAGCGCTGGataaatgaatttaaattaaaagttggatttcttccatgtttttttcagcTTGTACACTACTGCAGTAATTAGGAATCAATTAACTTTTCATACAAATTGTACAATACAGAAATCATGGATTTTCATTATATTGGCACAAATATAAAGTGTGGATATTGGtttgagacattttttttttaaccacagatgaaaatgaaaaaaaaaaacaacatgaagtCTAGCAACTCCTCAGTTTAGAACCAAGAAGCATGTTTTCAGTGAGCCGTGTAAGAGCTGCACTGCAACTATAAACCAGCGAGCTCAATGGAACCTGATGAACAGCCTGGTTCTATCCACGCTACAAATAAACAGGTTCCTACTCTGGGGTATATGGAGTTTTAATTATAATGAAGGAGTGAATGACGTAAAAACTATACTAAAACAGGATTTACATCTCAAAGCTGAAGCTTAAATAACTCTCGTTATAGATTGTATTATTATGAACATGACCCGAGATAATGCAGGACATGCTAACAATATGTCAAAAGCTGTTAGCTTCCCTGCTGAGGGTTAAATCTGGATGACATTATGTCCTGTTAACTAATGAGGGGCCCCTCACTCTTTGTTAGCTGGGAAAGGCTCCAGCCCCACCTCCAGATCTGAACAGGATGAAACAATAAACAGTAGATAATGCATGGAGgagattattaattattagtaTTAGACCCTTTCTCTTTCTACTCTGACAGAGATGGGCTGCCACACGCTGCATGACCATCACAGCACACTGAACAAAGAGGGACGATCAGGCTGAACAAGCAGCCAGTGACTCACATCTCTCATCTCAAAAACCTGCTGGAAGCTGGACTCCAGGAACGGCTGGAAGGCAGCGCTGTGAGGACCCAGAACAACATCGGGTAAATATTCtggaaaaaaggaaatgaaacaTTCAAAGCTccagaagaaaatataaatgtgTCACCCTGTGCTTAAGGCGATCTCTCCCATGGCGTCGCAGGCATCCTCCTTCTCATCAATGTAGGCGTTCTCCACACTGAACCTGTTAACATGTGAAACGGAGCTGAATGGCAGCAATCTCGTCCTGAACATCATTGACATGTGACATGTGGCAGAACCCACCCTGCAAAGTCATGGATGTCTGTCTCAGGTTCATCTTCCAAAAAGTCCTCTTCAGTTTTTCCTCCTTCGCCAACGCCTTtgtcctcatcatcatcatcatcaagcAGGACGAATGTTTTGTCCTCTTCAAGGTGCGCctagaaattatttttcttactgTACTTCAATTCAAAGAATACCTGCAgaatgatgtgtgtgtgtgtgtgctttgtaCCATGATTCCTTCATTGGACTTCAGGGCGAGCTGCATCACAGTGGTTATGGCAGTGAGGTGGGGGGTCAGGCTTTCAGGGCTGACTGTGGACACAGCCGAATAAAGACCATACCTGATCATAAAGAGAGAAAAACCCTCAGAAAACTATTTTTGGCAAAAACAATCTttccacacatttatttttcagggttcaaacaaaacaacccaaccataaaattaaatattctccATCAGTGAATCTGCTTGCTTTATGCGAGTAGCGTTTAGTGTGGCTAAACAgcggaaaaaaagaacagatgtCATACGTGCATCGTCTCAGGTCAGGATCATCAATGGCATCAGTGAGCTTGAGGCCGAGCTGAATGCATTCTGCAGCAAGAGGACCGAACACGTCTTTGCCCATAGTGCGGGCCAGTACAGCCAGAGTATCTGGAAACAGAAACAACGTTTGTTGTCGCCTGTATTGGGTTGAGGGTGAAAGAAGAGACAAACAGGTTAATTTACCAAGGGACTGATTTTGCAGAGGCCTCATCTCCTCTGTGGTGGCAGTGAGGAAACCATTCAGACTTTCAATCAATGGAGGGAAATAAGGCACCAGCAACTCCTTGGCTGCATTCGCTGAGAAAATACAAGACAGTAGAAGAAACCGATGATAAAAAAGCAAGCTTCGAAAACAATCTCCTTACACTTGTTGGAAATCTGGGTCCGGACCAAAACAGATTTAGGAAATTAGGattattagaaaataatcaaatcTGGCTTAAAGAGTTTTAAAAGTGAGGTTCTGAGGGAACATTTATAGGTATGGGCCCTAATCTTCCTCAATGGcctaattaaaaatgtttcataatcTAAAAGGAAACAGCATCTAAATATTAAATACGCTTTTCTTACGATGCCATTGTGTCACTCTTTTCAGCCATTTTTACTGTCAGACTTTCAATTTGGAGATTAGATCAGTTCTTTCATTATTTACATCTGAACAAAGTAAGAagtgcaaaaacattttgctggagACATTCTAGCGCGTTCTGGTCTGCATCTATGTCTCAAAAGATCTGACTCACCTATAGCTCCTATAGCAGACACAGCCAGCTCTTTTATTTTCAGGTTTTCCATATTGTTGAGGGCAGACAACATGGTCTCCATCAAGGTGGAAAGATACGGCTCAATATCAGATCCTGTTTAAAGAGACACAAAACATCTAATCAAAGCCTTAAAATGACTCAGTCAGGAAACGacaaagaaaatgtcaaaattaaaAGTAGTCCAAAATCAGGATGCTGACTGGATGTTAAGCTTCGTAGTTTtggactttttaaacttttcttacCCAGGTTCTCCATGAAGTTTTCCAGGGCATAAAACACTTTAGTGATATGGCCGATCTTGGCCTCGCTCAGGGAGGAGAGGTATCCCAGCAGCAGAGGCATCAACTCTGCacaatacttacttacttcagGCTAAAAGGCacagaatgaaaaacaaagtaggTAAATTATATTGagttttatatttgtatttctgAGCATTAAGTTGGTTCAATTGTATTACAATCAATCGTGCCATAACCTGGAGACATGACGTTCATTTTCTCAGCCATGCTGATGACAAACCTGTCACTGTGTATCCTGATGACCCAAGACCGGcaaattgacttttttttactgCGATTTAGGTTGAATCATGAATACCACACAATATTCTTCAGCTCAATCATCACAACATTGAAGCTTTAATAATTGCTAATGAAGTGCGGAGAGAAACCCAAAACACATCCTCTAACAATGGCAACGAACCCCTCAGATTAATACAAAACCTAGACGCTGCATTTCATCTAAAtcggaatttttggacattacgtcaaatacaggtccttctcaaaatattagcatattgtgataaagttcattattttccataatgtaatgatgaaaatttaacattcatatattttagattcattgcacactaactgaaatatttcaggtcttttatcatcttaatacggatgattttggcatacagctcatgaaaacccaaaattcctatctcacaaaattagcatatttcatccgaccaataaaagaaaagtgtttttaatacaaaaagcgtcaaccttcaaataatcatgtacagttatgcactcaatacttggtcaggaatccttttgcagaaatgactgcttcaatgcggcgtggcatggaggcaatcagcctgtggcactgctgaggtttatggaggcccaggatgcttcgatagcggcctttagctcatccagagtgttgggtcttgagtctctcaacgttctcttcacaatatcccacagattctctatggggttcaggtcaggagagttggcaggccaattgagcacagtgataccatggtcagtaaaccatttaccagtggttttggcactgtgagcaggtgccaggtcgtgctgaaaaatgaaatcttcatctccataaagcttttcagcagatggaagcatgaagtgctccaaaatctcctgatagctagctgcattgaccctgcccttgataaaacacagtggaccaacaccagcagctgacacggtaccccagaccatcactgactgtgggtacttgacactggacttctggcattttggcatttccttctccccagtcttcctccagactctggcaccttgatttccgaatgacatgcagaatttgctttcatccgaaaaaagtactttggaccactgagcaacagtccagtgctgcttctctgtaggtcaggtcaggcgcttctgccgctgtttctggttcaaaagtggcttaacctggggaatgcggcacctgtagcccatttcctgcacacgcctgtgcacggtggctctggatgtttctactccagactcagtccactgcttccgcaggtcccccaaggtctggaatcggccattctccacaatcttcctcagggtccggtcatctcttctcgttgtgcagcgttttctgccacactttttccttcccacagacttcccactgaggtgccttgatacagcactctgggaacagcctatttgttcagaaatttctttctgtgtcttatcctcttgcttgagggtgtcaatagtggccttctggacagcagtcaggtcggcagtcttacccatgattggggttttgagtgatgaaccaggctgggagttttaaaggcctcaggaatcttttgcaggtgtttagagttaactcgttgattcagatgattaggttcatagctcgtttagagacccttttaatgatatgctaattttgtgagataggaattttgggttttcatgagctgtatgccaaaatcatccgtattaagacaataaaagacctgaaatatttcagttagtgtgcaatgaatctaaaatatatgaatgttaaattttcatcatgacattatggaaaataatgaactttatcacaatatgctaatattttgagaaggacctgtatacatgcAAAGAACACATTAACACCTGAAGAACATTGCCAGAGTTgagctgttttcctcttaaacTAACGTACATTTTCTAGTCATTCTTGTTTGGATGCTtacttatttctttgtttttagccTCTGTAAAGTACTTTGTGTTGCATTTTCCAGCAGAAAACTTGATCTACTACTACAATATGATTAACTGGTTGGTTGAATCTAGTAAAGGAACAGCTGAACTCCGTCTCTTATGCATTTCTGACTAAAAGGACTCACCTGTAAATATTCAGAGAATTGACCAAGAGCAAAAAGGGCAGCGCTGCGCACCACCCTGTTGCTGTCTGAGAGACTCTGGCAGACGGTCTGCAGCAGTGATGGCAGCATCCTGCCAAACATAAACAGACTTCGTTAGGTTCAGATCCTCGTTAGCGGTACAACGTGCTTATTCCTTATTCCCTGACGTACTTGGAGCGTATGTAGTCTGCACATCCCTCAGCTAGCACGGCAAGACACATGAGACCACCCTTCTTTTGGTAAGGGTTCTCACTGGTAAGGCAGGCCTGCGTAAGGGGGACCTAATACCAGACAGGATGTAGGTAGAGGGATAGCAGATTTAGGAGTAAACGTTCTGATATGGAGATAATAATTAACATTAGAGTGACTTACAAGGTGGTGAAACAGTTTCTCCGGAGGCATATGGAGGGCCATAGTGTCGATcatctggggaaaaaaaaaagataaaacatctcATGAAATGATGTCCAGCAAAGTAAGCTGCCTCCCATATAAAGACGATGAAATAACTTGTATCCACCTGAGCAGCGCTGTGTTTGGGGTTATCACTGTCGGTGGGGTCACCACaatcatcctcttcatcctcGGGGTCCTGCTCGCCAGTTGGGGGCGCTGCAGTCAGAATGGGAAAAATGCTCTGGAGGATGGGACCCAGCAGCTTCAGTTTCAGCACCGACTgcaagaagcaaaacatttatggagatttcttttttttatttcggCAAAGAGAGAATAAACTACAAgcattttccaaaataaaaaactgattaGGTAAAGGCCTTAAGGATAGAAATCAGGACATAAGATCATGTAGATCAGGCTTTGTTACCTgaaaaacttcaatgtgtttgatttttatttttacagaccAACGCCAGGTATTACAGGTGTGAAGGGGAAGAGacatgatacatggtttttatgttGGCCTATGAAATAAAGTCAGTTTATGGCAGCAGTTGATTAAACATGAAAGGTTTATGTTATAAATGATACAGGTCAGCTATCGCAGCTATCGGAGGCGGTGAGGGGTTCTACCTACGTTGCTTTTCAGCTTGATGAGGAAGGTGATGCAAGAGAGCGCTTTCACTCGCAGAGAGTCGCTTAGTGCCGTGTCACTGCCCACCTAAACACACATATGCATTAAGAAAACTCTCGTGcaaaaccttttcatatttctgaaagcacttcaggaaaaaaactaataaataaataaagtttacatCTCACCTCCAGGCAGAAGCGGACAATGTCTGCAATGTGGGGGACTATGATGGACACTTCGATCTCCATGAGCTCAATTAACACCTCCATGGCTTCGCTGGCTTGTTCCTGAGCAGATAAACACCACAAACCCAACAAGTTAAACTACCTTGTGTATCCACGGACAGACCTGAGCTCAGGAAAACGGTAAATGTTTTGAATATAACAGACCTGATCTGCCTTGATGAGGTGTTTTAGAGCAACAATCAGACTTGGAATGATGGCACGCATTTCCTTCTGCAGAACAACGAAGTGTTGCATTAATCATTATCATTCTTTGAAgcacattaaaatgaaaacttaACAGACAGAGGACAGACCGCAATGTGTTGAAAACCATTTCTTGTTCAGCAACAGTTTGGACTACAGTACCacagacaaaacatgaaaggaaagtgtgcaatgaatctaaaatatatgaatgttaaattttcatcatgacattatggaaaataatgaactttatcacaatatgctaatattttgagaaggacctgtagatgcttGCAGAAATTCCAGCTTGCTCAAGTTTAGTGTGGTGAGAAGGAATTATGAGTGATGTATAAAGGCTTGTCGGGATTATATTGGATTGGAGTGAGATGATTGTTGTTTCAAaaattcaaaaaagaaaaagcaattaTTTTAACTGGGTACTATAGGAGAGTTTCAGCTTATATTAAATAAGTGGTGATTGAACTGAAACTAAAATGTGTGTAGAAGGCTGGGTTAGTTAAACATTAGAGTGGTCATGTGTCCCTCATTGTCCCTTACTGCAATTATCACACTTGCCCCTTGTATAACACAATGTTATTAGTTTTCAATGCGTTTCAAGACCCTAACTTTAAGCCTGCTCTAAACTGAAAGCTGTTAAGTGAGTTTAGCATCATCACAAAGGTGTTGACCAAGAAAGACCCAGCTCTAAAATAAACACCATCATCCT encodes the following:
- the LOC124858502 gene encoding importin-4-like, which encodes MAPKTGEEDKYILKEMRAIIPSLIVALKHLIKADQEQASEAMEVLIELMEIEVSIIVPHIADIVRFCLEVGSDTALSDSLRVKALSCITFLIKLKSNSVLKLKLLGPILQSIFPILTAAPPTGEQDPEDEEDDCGDPTDSDNPKHSAAQMIDTMALHMPPEKLFHHLVPLTQACLTSENPYQKKGGLMCLAVLAEGCADYIRSKMLPSLLQTVCQSLSDSNRVVRSAALFALGQFSEYLQPEVSKYCAELMPLLLGYLSSLSEAKIGHITKVFYALENFMENLGSDIEPYLSTLMETMLSALNNMENLKIKELAVSAIGAIANAAKELLVPYFPPLIESLNGFLTATTEEMRPLQNQSLDTLAVLARTMGKDVFGPLAAECIQLGLKLTDAIDDPDLRRCTYGLYSAVSTVSPESLTPHLTAITTVMQLALKSNEGIMAHLEEDKTFVLLDDDDDEDKGVGEGGKTEEDFLEDEPETDIHDFAGFSVENAYIDEKEDACDAMGEIALSTGAAFQPFLESSFQQVFEMRDFPHEDVRRAALGALGQFCRAQHKVWTENPTEANHQALLKLLDVVVPCFVDTVLADRERLVVMAVLETMSSVIKSCKEEVFRNPSHLTKISHLIRDVLKKKTTCQGSGNDEADDEDEQAEYDAMLQEFAGEVIPLVTSSVPADKFAPYLNDLLPLIMSKAVSL